In Bradyrhizobium sp. 170, the DNA window GTTGAGGAAGAATATGGCGGCAGCGGCCTCGGCTATCTCGAGCATTGCATCGCACTCGAGGAGATGTCGCGCGCCTCGGCCTCGGTCGGCCTGTCCTACGGCGCGCATTCCAACCTCTGCGTCAACCAGATCCGCCGCAACGGCAATGAAACACAGAAGCGGAAATACCTGCCGAAGCTGATCTCGGGCGAGCATGTCGGTTCGCTGGCGATGTCGGAGCCCGGCGCCGGCTCTGACGTGGTCTCGATGAAGACCCGCGCCGACAAGAAGGGCGATCGCTTTGTGCTCAACGGCAACAAGATGTGGATCACCAACGGCCCCGAGGCCGATACGCTGGTGGTCTACGCCAAGACCAATCCCGAGGCCGGCCCGCGCGGCATGACCGCCTTCATCATCGAAAAGGGCATGAAGGGATTTTCCACCGCGCAGAAGCTCGACAAGCTCGGCATGCGCGGCTCCGACACCTGCGAACTGGTATTCGAGGATTGCGAGGTCCCGGAGGAGAACGTGCTGAGCGAGGTCGGCCGCGGCGTCAACGTGTTGATGTCGGGCCTCGACTATGAGCGCGCGGTATTGGCGGCGGGCCCGATCGGCATCATGCAGGCCTGCATGGACGTGGTGCTGCCTTACGTGCACGAGCGCAAGCAATTCGGCGAGCCGATCGGCAGCTTCCAACTGGTGCAGGGCAAGATCGCCGACATGTACACGACCATGAATGCCTCGCGCGCCTATGTGTATGCGGTGGCAAAAGCCTGCGACCGCGGCGAGACCACGCGCGAGGACGCGGCGGGGGCTATTCTCTACGCGGCGGAAA includes these proteins:
- a CDS encoding isovaleryl-CoA dehydrogenase, coding for MISNAHRMFNFDLGETADAIRETVHAFSQNEIAPRAAEIDRSNQFPRDLWPKIGALGLHGITVEEEYGGSGLGYLEHCIALEEMSRASASVGLSYGAHSNLCVNQIRRNGNETQKRKYLPKLISGEHVGSLAMSEPGAGSDVVSMKTRADKKGDRFVLNGNKMWITNGPEADTLVVYAKTNPEAGPRGMTAFIIEKGMKGFSTAQKLDKLGMRGSDTCELVFEDCEVPEENVLSEVGRGVNVLMSGLDYERAVLAAGPIGIMQACMDVVLPYVHERKQFGEPIGSFQLVQGKIADMYTTMNASRAYVYAVAKACDRGETTREDAAGAILYAAEKATQCALDAIQLLGGNGYINDYPTGRLLRDAKLYEIGAGTSEIRRMLIGRELFEKTA